One window of the Entelurus aequoreus isolate RoL-2023_Sb linkage group LG18, RoL_Eaeq_v1.1, whole genome shotgun sequence genome contains the following:
- the LOC133633958 gene encoding arachidonate 12-lipoxygenase, 12R-type-like: MVSYELTVYTGKEASAITVNSIYIKLVGTKGESDRKWLNISPIFWGSEVTYCVDCEHTLGQLILIEVDKRTWFLSDAWLPEKVEIKTPEGDVYTFPVYCWISDSETHRFREGTALRIYEEENPLGLHARKLELIQRRKEYRWDVYDSGLPHTIKALQDKDKFSWTKAIPFYRTAIKGILGMMVKKLTENRNNWKNLDEIHNVLSSKTSDVYDYVQQHWKEDDFFGYQYLNGINPILIRRCKTLPPNFPVTDDMVSFPEGLKLSNELEQGNIYLCDYKNLDGLPANTVLGKQQYLTAPLVLFHKRPDDKLMPIAIQLKQTPGEHNPIFLPTDSTHDWLTAKIFVRNADFTEQQLNTHLLRTHLLAEAFAVSLQRNLPMVHPLYKLLIPHTRYTLQINKMGREGLIGPTGLITLNAGSGGKALTDFLAKSMSDITYTSLCIPDDINERDMHDVPNYYYRDDGLRIWNTMYKFVQGVLEYYYKSDNDVLRDSELQTYIGDIFKKGFLSNTERGFPQSFTTVTEMVKFVTMVMFTCSCQHAAVNKGIFDYGGWMPNFPSNMQCPPPTEKGTTTEATILATLPPVCVTAENQNAVWLLSRTPSDFVTLGHYPEDHFTEETPRQLQRKFKAELEVLTPTFKKRNIDIEIPYTYLLPNSMENSITV, encoded by the exons ATGGTTTCCTACGAGTTGACCGTCTACACTGGCAAAGAAGCCAGTGCCATAACCGTGAACAGCATCTACATAAAGCTGGTGGGCACAAAAGGCGAGAGTGACCGCAAATGGCTGAACATTTCGCCCATCTTCTGGGGATCA GAGGTTACTTACTGTGTGGACTGTGAACACACCCTGGGACAGCTGATTCTGATCGAAGTAGACAAAAGAACATGGTTCTTGAGTGACGCTTGGCTCCCTGAAAAGGTGGAAATCAAAACACCCGAGGGCGACGTCTACACTTTCCCCGTCTACTGCTGGATCAGTGACAGCGAGACTCACCGCTTCAGAGAGGGGACAG CTCTAAGGATCTATGAGGAAGAAAACCCTCTTGGTCTGCACGCACGGAAGCTGGAGCTCATCCAGCGGCGTAAGGAATACAG ATGGGACGTGTATGACTCAGGCTTGCCACACACCATTAAAGCCCTGCAGGATAAGGACAAGTTCTCCTGGACTAAAGCTATACCGTTTTACAGAACAGCGATCAAGGG GATACTTGGGATGATGGTGAAAAAGCTGACAGAAAACCGCAACAATTGGAAGAATCTCGACGAAATCCACAATGTGTTGAGTTCCAAAACGTCCGACGTATATG ATTACGTCCAGCAACACTGGAAGGAAGATGATTTCTTTGGATACCAATATTTAAACGGCATCAATCCCATCCTGATCCGACGTTGCAAAACTCTGCCGCCAAACTTCCCCGTGACCGATGACATGGTCTCCTTTCCTGAGGGGTTAAAGCTGTCTAATGAGTTGGAG CAAGGGAACATTTACCTGTGCGACTACAAGAACCTGGACGGATTGCCAGCAAACACGGTTTTAGGAAAGCAGCAGTACTTAACGGCGCCCCTGGTTCTGTTTCACAAGAGACCAGATGACAAGCTGATGCCTATCGCCATTCAG CTGAAGCAGACCCCAGGTGAACACAACCCCATCTTCCTCCCGACTGACTCCACCCATGATTGGCTGACAGCAAAAATATTTGTGAGAAACGCTGACTTCAcagagcagcagctcaacacacaCTTGCTGCGCACGCACCTGCTGGCCGAGGCCTTTGCAGTCTCTTTGCAGCGCAACCTACCTATGGTGCATCCCCTCTACAAG CTTCTCATACCCCACACTCGCTACACCCTGCAGATCAACAAAATGGGTCGAGAAGGGCTGATTGGCCCCACGGGACTCATTACCTtg AATGCAGGTTCTGGGGGAAAGGCTTTAACCGATTTCCTGGCGAAATCGATGTCCGACATCACCTACACTTCCCTTTGTATCCCAGATGACATCAATGAGCGCGACATGCATGATGTCCCCAACTACTACTACAGGGATGATGGGCTCAGGATCTGGAACACCATGTACAA GTTTGTTCAAGGAGTGCTCGAGTACTACTACAAAAGTGACAACGACGTCCTGAGAGACTCAGAACTGCAGACTTATATCGGGGACATTTTTAAAAAGGGCTTCCTTTCGAATACAGAAAGAG GATTCCCTCAGAGTTTCACCACTGTGACTGAGATGGTTAAGTTTGTCACAATGGTGATGTTCACTTGTTCCTGCCAGCATGCGGCTGTAAACAAAGGAATA TTTGACTACGGCGGCTGGATGCCCAACTTCCCCTCAAATATGCAGTGTCCTCCCCCGACGGAAAAGGGGACAACAACGGAGGCCACAATTTTGGCGACATTACCTCCTGTCTGTGTCACTGCTGAGAACCAGAATGCAGTTTGGCTGCTCAGCAGGACGCCGTCAGACTTT